In Brienomyrus brachyistius isolate T26 unplaced genomic scaffold, BBRACH_0.4 scaffold44, whole genome shotgun sequence, the following are encoded in one genomic region:
- the aff3 gene encoding AF4/FMR2 family member 3 isoform X21, whose amino-acid sequence MTHSWPLPFSSLQSSGGRESHSHIPYSSQPKHHGSLHRHSHAAGTDSHARMTVPLTAPHKSMLEDDLRLSSDEDEGATQSTSGLTHGRRHRHQNSQHSHAQRCSSGKRLRHSSSSSSSSSSASDSSSLRSHTPSPERHSKPGTPPEDAGLSGSVEELSSNKWQLDKWLKRAGQASSDGEGDAHSGSDSDGGRTPAGFWGREPSPGLRGEQTPIPSPGLYYSSQPSPQLIISPSSSPSPSPRSPSPPSDAPLSPYSCRSPASVHSPTPPAKPRRPCIPKSKPRVQPWDAPAADAEPPRRRSPCQNSSPRHRPRPSSKPARSPSPTPRAKHRPSAAPSAGARRDSASSQRKGHEVDGRAKVQPSERRLDRRRTEGEAGTLRLCWAQDTEEEERTKEGTGLEKEQRRRKPQGGEPQSVQPRQRPHTNSQRRQEETLPGSPGQHSRKKRRKEEELQPDSRPTRSPSPSPTPVIPPTDSSSSSSCSAPSDSDSEPLSPPPVTKIPADSTSNKRQVLRRPQGRTGRAVEAQPAVVKPSWQPTGAQAGDSGRNRYTLVPFGLGDPPSGPRSLLVRIDLTLLLRVPQTSCLPRGRSSSSSSSSSSRKAHNNSAMRHLHPPENDPQDHKKKRKSDNPHQDNKKNHAHTDPRSAKGMSTKESINGHEGALRGDEHKPASPTADVSDPRKIGEPGKQAGQRKRECGAEQHYQEKADKGGDARTQSTQLQVPRTHPQVKVESPRLPSGPKPVYEIWGVPPNQALPPDGAIIHHDTLHHAEYYMHEAKRIKHRADAMVDKFGKAVNYVDAALSFMECGKAMEEGPLEAKSPYTMYSETVELIRYAMRLKGHSGPGTRQEDKQLAVLCFRCLALLYWRMFRLKKDHALKYSKVLLDYFKSSPKPSHGPVSWNSCGKSSGAPLNPQVGLAATSPSSFISIPQRIHQMAANHLNITNSVLYSYEYWELADNLAKENKEFFSYLNTLRGPLTLHSSVQHIVQYTRQALQWIRISANLT is encoded by the exons ATGACCCACTCCTGGCCCCTGCCTTTCTCCTCCCTGCAGTCCTCAGGTGGAAGGGAATCTCACAGCCATATCCCCTATAGCTCCCAG CCGAAACATCATGGGTCCCTACACAGGCACT CTCACGCAGCCGGGACAGACAGTCATGCCAGGATGACTGTCCCTTTGACAGCACCTCACAAGTC gaTGCTGGAGGATGACCTGAGGCTAAGCAGTGATGAAGATGAAGGCGCCACG CAGTCTACCTCTGGGCTGACTCATGGCAG ACGGCATCGGCACCAGAACTCCCAGCATTCCCACGCACAGCGCTGCTCGTCCGGCAAGAGACTGAGacactccagctcctccagctccagctcctccagcgcCTCAGACAGCAGCAGCCTGCGCTCGCACACCCCCAGCCCGGAAAGGCACTCCAAGCCGGGGACGCCCCCCGAGGATGCAGGCCTGAGCGGCAGCGTGGAGGAG CTGTCATCCAACAAGTGGCAGCTGGACAAGTGGCTGAAGAGGGCAGGACAGGCGTCGAGCGACGGGGAGGGGGACGCCCATTCAGGTTCAGACTCTGACGGTGGCCGGACTCCCGCAGGGTTCTGGGGCAGAGAGCCCAGCCCAGGGCTACGGGGGGAGCAGACCCCCATTCCCAGCCCCGGTCTGTACTACAGCAGCCAGCCGAGTCCCCAGCTGATCATCAGTCCCAGCAGCAGTCCTTCACCCAGTCCCAGGAGTCCCAGCCCTCCCAGTGACGCTCCGCTCAGCCCCTACTCATGCAGGAGTCCTGCCTCCGTTCACAGCCCCACACCCCCAGCTAAGCCAAGGCGCCCGTGCATTCCCAAAAGCAAACCCCGTGTCCAGCCGTGGGACGCTCCTGCTGCTGACGCGGAACCCCCACGCAGACGCAGCCCTTGCCAAAACTCCAGCCCCAGGCATCGCCCTCGGCCTAGCTCCAAGCCCGCACGTAGCCCCAGCCCCACACCAAGAGCCAAACACCGACCCTCTGCCGCTCCCAGCGCGGGGGCCCGTCGAGACAGTGCCTCATCACAGCGGAAGGGGCATGAGGTGGATGGGCGGGCCAAGGTGCAGCCCTCTGAGAGGCGGCTGGACAGGAGGCGGACGGAGGGAGAGGCTGGAACCCTGAGGCTCTGCTGGGCCCAGGACACTGAGGAAGAGGAAAGGACGAAGGAAGGGACGGGGCTAGAGAAGGAGCAGCGAAGACGGAAGCCTCAGGGAGGCGAGCCCCAGTCCGTGCAGCCAAGACAGAGGCCCCACACGAACAGCCAGAGGCGGCAGGAGGAGACTTTACCAGGAAGCCCTGGACAGCATAGCAGGAAAAAGAGGAGAAAGGAAGAGGAGCTGCAACCAGACTCCAGGCCCACCCGCTCACCATCCCCCTCCCCTACTCCCGTTATCCCGCCAACAgactcttcttcctcctcctcatgtTCAGCACCCTCAGATTCAGACTCAGAGCCCCTCTCCCCACCCCCAGTCACCAAGATCCCAGCAGACTCAACCTCCAATAAGCGACAGGTCCTGAGGAGGCCACAGGGCAGGACTGGGAGGGCTGTGGAGGCCCAGCCAGCGGTAGTCAAACCCAGCTGGCAGCCCACTGGGGCCCAGGCAGGTGACTCGGGCCGGAACCGCTACACCTTGGTGCCATTCGGCCTCGGCGATCCGCCAAGCGGACCACGCTCACTCCTGGTGCGGATAGACCTGACTCTCCTACTCAGAGTGCCCCAGACCTCCTGCCTCCCTCGAGGTCGctcctcatcttcctcatcgTCCTCCTCCTCACGAAAGGCCCACAACAATAGCGCCATGAGGCATCTTCATCCCCCTGAAAATGACCCACAGGACCACAAGAAGAAACGAAAA TCTGATAATCCTCACCAGGACAATAAGAAGAACCATGCGCATACTGATCCCAGGTCAGCCAAAGGAATGTCCACCAAGGAGTCCATCAACGG GCACGAAGGAGCTCTCCGCGGTGATGAGCACAAGCCGGCGTCCCCTACGGCAGACGTCTCGGACCCCCGCAAGATAGGCGAGccgggcaagcaggcaggccAGCGGAAGAGGGAGTGTGGCGCTGAGCAGCATTACCAAGAGAAGGCCGACAAGGGAGGAGACGCGAGGACGCAGAGCACacagctccag GTGCCCAGAACACACCCTCAGGTGAAGGTGGAGTCACCACGTCTTCCCAGTGGTCCCAAGCCAGTATATGAGATTTGGGGAGTCCCCCCAAACCAAGCCCTGCCACCAGATGGTGCTATAATCCACCATGACAC GCTGCACCACGCTGAGTACTACATGCACGAAGCCAAGAGGATCAAGCATCGTGCTGACGCCATG GTGGACAAGTTTGGCAAGGCAGTGAACTACGTGGATGCGGCGCTCTCCTTCATGGAGTGTGGCAAGGCCATGGAGGAGGGCCCCCTGGAGGCCAAATCTCCATACACCATGTACTCAGAAACCGTGGAGCTCATCAG ATACGCCATGAGGCTGAAGGGACATTCTGGTCCGGGGACCCGGCAGGAAGATAAGCAGCTGGCAGTGCTGTG TTTCCGCTGCCTTGCTCTTCTGTACTGGCGGATGTTCAGGTTGAAGAAGGACCACGCTCTCAAATACTCCAAAGTCCTGCTGGACTACTTTAAG AGCTCCCCCAAACCTTCCCATGGTCCAGTATCATGGAACTCCTGTGGAAA GAGTTCAGGAGCGCCACTGAACCCCCAGGTAGGCCTGGCCGCCACCTCCCCCTCGTCCTTCATCAGCATTCCCCAGCGCATCCACCAGATGGCAGCAAACCACCTCAACATCACCAACAGCGTGCTGTACAGCTACGAGTACTGGGAGCTGGCCGACAACCTGGCCAAGGAGAACAAAG AGTTTTTCAGCTACCTGAACACACTGAGGGGACCTCTCACCTTGCACAGCAGTGTCCAACACATCGTGCAGTATACACGCCAGGCGTTGCAGTGGATCCGGATCAGTGCCAACTTGACTTAA
- the aff3 gene encoding AF4/FMR2 family member 3 isoform X5, which yields MCGRVALGECELDSVRVALGELDSVRVALGECELDSVRVALGECELDSVRVALGECELDSVRVALGELDSVRVALGECELDSVKVALGECELDSVRVALGECELDSVRVALGECELDSVRVALGECELDSVKEALGELDSVKVALGELDSVRVALGECELDSVRVALGECELDSVRVALGECELDSVKEALGELDSVRVALGECELDSVKVALGESELDSVRVALGECELDSVRVALGECELDSVRVALGECELDSVRVALGECELDSVRVALGECELDSVKEALGELDSVRVALGELDSVRVALGECELDSVRVALGECELDSVRVALGECELDSVKEALGELDSVRVALGECELDSVKVALGESELDSVRVALGECELDSVRVALGECELDSVREALGELDSVRVALGELDSVRVALGECELDSVRVALGECELDSVRVALGELDSVRVALGVCVCVCVCVLRGVAETPSILALTDRRHRHQNSQHSHAQRCSSGKRLRHSSSSSSSSSSASDSSSLRSHTPSPERHSKPGTPPEDAGLSGSVEELSSNKWQLDKWLKRAGQASSDGEGDAHSGSDSDGGRTPAGFWGREPSPGLRGEQTPIPSPGLYYSSQPSPQLIISPSSSPSPSPRSPSPPSDAPLSPYSCRSPASVHSPTPPAKPRRPCIPKSKPRVQPWDAPAADAEPPRRRSPCQNSSPRHRPRPSSKPARSPSPTPRAKHRPSAAPSAGARRDSASSQRKGHEVDGRAKVQPSERRLDRRRTEGEAGTLRLCWAQDTEEEERTKEGTGLEKEQRRRKPQGGEPQSVQPRQRPHTNSQRRQEETLPGSPGQHSRKKRRKEEELQPDSRPTRSPSPSPTPVIPPTDSSSSSSCSAPSDSDSEPLSPPPVTKIPADSTSNKRQVLRRPQGRTGRAVEAQPAVVKPSWQPTGAQAGDSGRNRYTLVPFGLGDPPSGPRSLLVRIDLTLLLRVPQTSCLPRGRSSSSSSSSSSRKAHNNSAMRHLHPPENDPQDHKKKRKSDNPHQDNKKNHAHTDPRSAKGMSTKESINGHEGALRGDEHKPASPTADVSDPRKIGEPGKQAGQRKRECGAEQHYQEKADKGGDARTQSTQLQVPRTHPQVKVESPRLPSGPKPVYEIWGVPPNQALPPDGAIIHHDTLHHAEYYMHEAKRIKHRADAMVDKFGKAVNYVDAALSFMECGKAMEEGPLEAKSPYTMYSETVELIRYAMRLKGHSGPGTRQEDKQLAVLCFRCLALLYWRMFRLKKDHALKYSKVLLDYFKSSPKPSHGPVSWNSCGKSSGAPLNPQVGLAATSPSSFISIPQRIHQMAANHLNITNSVLYSYEYWELADNLAKENKEFFSYLNTLRGPLTLHSSVQHIVQYTRQALQWIRISANLT from the exons atgtgtGGAAGGGTAGCACTGGGTGAGTGTGAGCTGGACAGTGTGAGGGTAGCACTGGGTGAGTTGGACAGTGTGAGGGTAGCACTGGGTGAGTGTGAGCTGGACAGTGTGAGGGTAGCACTGGGTGAGTGTGAGCTGGACAGTGTGAGGGTAGCACTGGGTGAGTGTGAGCTGGACAGTGTGAGGGTAGCACTGGGTGAGTTGGACAGTGTGAGGGTAGCACTGGGTGAGTGTGAGCTGGACAGTGTGAAGGTAGCACTGGGTGAGTGTGAGCTGGACAGTGTGAGGGTAGCACTGGGTGAGTGTGAGCTGGACAGTGTGAGGGTAGCACTGGGTGAGTGTGAGCTGGACAGTGTGAGGGTAGCACTGGGTGAGTGTGAGTTGGACAGTGTGAAGGAAGCACTGGGTGAGTTGGACAGTGTGAAGGTAGCACTGGGTGAGTTGGACAGTGTGAGGGTAGCACTGGGTGAGTGTGAGCTGGACAGTGTGAGGGTAGCACTGGGTGAGTGTGAGCTGGACAGTGTGAGGGTAGCACTGGGTGAGTGTGAGTTGGACAGTGTGAAGGAAGCACTGGGTGAGTTGGACAGTGTGAGGGTAGCACTGGGTGAGTGTGAGCTGGACAGTGTGAAGGTAGCACTGGGTGAGAGTGAGCTGGACAGTGTGAGGGTAGCACTGGGTGAGTGTGAGCTGGACAGTGTGAGGGTAGCATTGGGTGAGTGTGAGCTGGACAGTGTGAGGGTAGCACTGGGTGAGTGTGAGTTGGACAGTGTGAGGGTAGCACTGGGTGAGTGTGAGCTGGACAGTGTGAGGGTAGCACTGGGTGAGTGTGAGTTGGACAGTGTGAAGGAAGCACTGGGTGAGTTGGACAGTGTGAGGGTAGCACTGGGTGAGTTGGACAGTGTGAGGGTAGCACTGGGTGAGTGTGAGCTGGACAGTGTGAGGGTAGCACTGGGTGAGTGTGAGCTGGACAGTGTGAGGGTAGCACTGGGTGAGTGTGAGTTGGACAGTGTGAAGGAAGCACTGGGTGAGTTGGACAGTGTGAGGGTAGCACTGGGTGAGTGTGAGCTGGACAGTGTGAAGGTAGCACTGGGTGAGAGTGAGCTGGACAGTGTGAGGGTAGCACTGGGTGAGTGTGAGCTGGACAGTGTGAGGGTAGCACTGGGTGAGTGTGAGCTGGACAGTGTGAGG GAAGCACTGGGTGAGTTGGACAGTGTGAGGGTAGCACTGGGTGAGTTGGACAGTGTGAGGGTAGCACTGGGTGAGTGTGAGCTGGACAGTGTGAGGGTAGCACTGGGTGAGTGTGAGCTGGACAGTGTGAGGGTAGCACTGGGTGAGTTGGACAGTGTGAGGGTAgcactgggtgtgtgtgtgtgtgtgtgtgtgtgtgtgttacgtgGGGTGGCTGAGACACCCTCTATCCTGGCTCTGACTGACAGACGGCATCGGCACCAGAACTCCCAGCATTCCCACGCACAGCGCTGCTCGTCCGGCAAGAGACTGAGacactccagctcctccagctccagctcctccagcgcCTCAGACAGCAGCAGCCTGCGCTCGCACACCCCCAGCCCGGAAAGGCACTCCAAGCCGGGGACGCCCCCCGAGGATGCAGGCCTGAGCGGCAGCGTGGAGGAG CTGTCATCCAACAAGTGGCAGCTGGACAAGTGGCTGAAGAGGGCAGGACAGGCGTCGAGCGACGGGGAGGGGGACGCCCATTCAGGTTCAGACTCTGACGGTGGCCGGACTCCCGCAGGGTTCTGGGGCAGAGAGCCCAGCCCAGGGCTACGGGGGGAGCAGACCCCCATTCCCAGCCCCGGTCTGTACTACAGCAGCCAGCCGAGTCCCCAGCTGATCATCAGTCCCAGCAGCAGTCCTTCACCCAGTCCCAGGAGTCCCAGCCCTCCCAGTGACGCTCCGCTCAGCCCCTACTCATGCAGGAGTCCTGCCTCCGTTCACAGCCCCACACCCCCAGCTAAGCCAAGGCGCCCGTGCATTCCCAAAAGCAAACCCCGTGTCCAGCCGTGGGACGCTCCTGCTGCTGACGCGGAACCCCCACGCAGACGCAGCCCTTGCCAAAACTCCAGCCCCAGGCATCGCCCTCGGCCTAGCTCCAAGCCCGCACGTAGCCCCAGCCCCACACCAAGAGCCAAACACCGACCCTCTGCCGCTCCCAGCGCGGGGGCCCGTCGAGACAGTGCCTCATCACAGCGGAAGGGGCATGAGGTGGATGGGCGGGCCAAGGTGCAGCCCTCTGAGAGGCGGCTGGACAGGAGGCGGACGGAGGGAGAGGCTGGAACCCTGAGGCTCTGCTGGGCCCAGGACACTGAGGAAGAGGAAAGGACGAAGGAAGGGACGGGGCTAGAGAAGGAGCAGCGAAGACGGAAGCCTCAGGGAGGCGAGCCCCAGTCCGTGCAGCCAAGACAGAGGCCCCACACGAACAGCCAGAGGCGGCAGGAGGAGACTTTACCAGGAAGCCCTGGACAGCATAGCAGGAAAAAGAGGAGAAAGGAAGAGGAGCTGCAACCAGACTCCAGGCCCACCCGCTCACCATCCCCCTCCCCTACTCCCGTTATCCCGCCAACAgactcttcttcctcctcctcatgtTCAGCACCCTCAGATTCAGACTCAGAGCCCCTCTCCCCACCCCCAGTCACCAAGATCCCAGCAGACTCAACCTCCAATAAGCGACAGGTCCTGAGGAGGCCACAGGGCAGGACTGGGAGGGCTGTGGAGGCCCAGCCAGCGGTAGTCAAACCCAGCTGGCAGCCCACTGGGGCCCAGGCAGGTGACTCGGGCCGGAACCGCTACACCTTGGTGCCATTCGGCCTCGGCGATCCGCCAAGCGGACCACGCTCACTCCTGGTGCGGATAGACCTGACTCTCCTACTCAGAGTGCCCCAGACCTCCTGCCTCCCTCGAGGTCGctcctcatcttcctcatcgTCCTCCTCCTCACGAAAGGCCCACAACAATAGCGCCATGAGGCATCTTCATCCCCCTGAAAATGACCCACAGGACCACAAGAAGAAACGAAAA TCTGATAATCCTCACCAGGACAATAAGAAGAACCATGCGCATACTGATCCCAGGTCAGCCAAAGGAATGTCCACCAAGGAGTCCATCAACGG GCACGAAGGAGCTCTCCGCGGTGATGAGCACAAGCCGGCGTCCCCTACGGCAGACGTCTCGGACCCCCGCAAGATAGGCGAGccgggcaagcaggcaggccAGCGGAAGAGGGAGTGTGGCGCTGAGCAGCATTACCAAGAGAAGGCCGACAAGGGAGGAGACGCGAGGACGCAGAGCACacagctccag GTGCCCAGAACACACCCTCAGGTGAAGGTGGAGTCACCACGTCTTCCCAGTGGTCCCAAGCCAGTATATGAGATTTGGGGAGTCCCCCCAAACCAAGCCCTGCCACCAGATGGTGCTATAATCCACCATGACAC GCTGCACCACGCTGAGTACTACATGCACGAAGCCAAGAGGATCAAGCATCGTGCTGACGCCATG GTGGACAAGTTTGGCAAGGCAGTGAACTACGTGGATGCGGCGCTCTCCTTCATGGAGTGTGGCAAGGCCATGGAGGAGGGCCCCCTGGAGGCCAAATCTCCATACACCATGTACTCAGAAACCGTGGAGCTCATCAG ATACGCCATGAGGCTGAAGGGACATTCTGGTCCGGGGACCCGGCAGGAAGATAAGCAGCTGGCAGTGCTGTG TTTCCGCTGCCTTGCTCTTCTGTACTGGCGGATGTTCAGGTTGAAGAAGGACCACGCTCTCAAATACTCCAAAGTCCTGCTGGACTACTTTAAG AGCTCCCCCAAACCTTCCCATGGTCCAGTATCATGGAACTCCTGTGGAAA GAGTTCAGGAGCGCCACTGAACCCCCAGGTAGGCCTGGCCGCCACCTCCCCCTCGTCCTTCATCAGCATTCCCCAGCGCATCCACCAGATGGCAGCAAACCACCTCAACATCACCAACAGCGTGCTGTACAGCTACGAGTACTGGGAGCTGGCCGACAACCTGGCCAAGGAGAACAAAG AGTTTTTCAGCTACCTGAACACACTGAGGGGACCTCTCACCTTGCACAGCAGTGTCCAACACATCGTGCAGTATACACGCCAGGCGTTGCAGTGGATCCGGATCAGTGCCAACTTGACTTAA
- the aff3 gene encoding AF4/FMR2 family member 3 isoform X18 has protein sequence MIRIGSKLLSVCLMVRFAAEEMTHSWPLPFSSLQSSGGRESHSHIPYSSQQPKHHGSLHRHSHAAGTDSHARMTVPLTAPHKSMLEDDLRLSSDEDEGATQSTSGLTHGRRHRHQNSQHSHAQRCSSGKRLRHSSSSSSSSSSASDSSSLRSHTPSPERHSKPGTPPEDAGLSGSVEELSSNKWQLDKWLKRAGQASSDGEGDAHSGSDSDGGRTPAGFWGREPSPGLRGEQTPIPSPGLYYSSQPSPQLIISPSSSPSPSPRSPSPPSDAPLSPYSCRSPASVHSPTPPAKPRRPCIPKSKPRVQPWDAPAADAEPPRRRSPCQNSSPRHRPRPSSKPARSPSPTPRAKHRPSAAPSAGARRDSASSQRKGHEVDGRAKVQPSERRLDRRRTEGEAGTLRLCWAQDTEEEERTKEGTGLEKEQRRRKPQGGEPQSVQPRQRPHTNSQRRQEETLPGSPGQHSRKKRRKEEELQPDSRPTRSPSPSPTPVIPPTDSSSSSSCSAPSDSDSEPLSPPPVTKIPADSTSNKRQVLRRPQGRTGRAVEAQPAVVKPSWQPTGAQAGDSGRNRYTLVPFGLGDPPSGPRSLLVRIDLTLLLRVPQTSCLPRGRSSSSSSSSSSRKAHNNSAMRHLHPPENDPQDHKKKRKSDNPHQDNKKNHAHTDPRSAKGMSTKESINGHEGALRGDEHKPASPTADVSDPRKIGEPGKQAGQRKRECGAEQHYQEKADKGGDARTQSTQLQVPRTHPQVKVESPRLPSGPKPVYEIWGVPPNQALPPDGAIIHHDTLHHAEYYMHEAKRIKHRADAMVDKFGKAVNYVDAALSFMECGKAMEEGPLEAKSPYTMYSETVELIRYAMRLKGHSGPGTRQEDKQLAVLCFRCLALLYWRMFRLKKDHALKYSKVLLDYFKSSPKPSHGPVSWNSCGKSSGAPLNPQVGLAATSPSSFISIPQRIHQMAANHLNITNSVLYSYEYWELADNLAKENKEFFSYLNTLRGPLTLHSSVQHIVQYTRQALQWIRISANLT, from the exons ATGATCAGGATCGGAAGCAAACTTCTCAGCGTATGTCTGATGGTTCGTTTCGCGGCTGAG GAAATGACCCACTCCTGGCCCCTGCCTTTCTCCTCCCTGCAGTCCTCAGGTGGAAGGGAATCTCACAGCCATATCCCCTATAGCTCCCAG CAGCCGAAACATCATGGGTCCCTACACAGGCACT CTCACGCAGCCGGGACAGACAGTCATGCCAGGATGACTGTCCCTTTGACAGCACCTCACAAGTC gaTGCTGGAGGATGACCTGAGGCTAAGCAGTGATGAAGATGAAGGCGCCACG CAGTCTACCTCTGGGCTGACTCATGGCAG ACGGCATCGGCACCAGAACTCCCAGCATTCCCACGCACAGCGCTGCTCGTCCGGCAAGAGACTGAGacactccagctcctccagctccagctcctccagcgcCTCAGACAGCAGCAGCCTGCGCTCGCACACCCCCAGCCCGGAAAGGCACTCCAAGCCGGGGACGCCCCCCGAGGATGCAGGCCTGAGCGGCAGCGTGGAGGAG CTGTCATCCAACAAGTGGCAGCTGGACAAGTGGCTGAAGAGGGCAGGACAGGCGTCGAGCGACGGGGAGGGGGACGCCCATTCAGGTTCAGACTCTGACGGTGGCCGGACTCCCGCAGGGTTCTGGGGCAGAGAGCCCAGCCCAGGGCTACGGGGGGAGCAGACCCCCATTCCCAGCCCCGGTCTGTACTACAGCAGCCAGCCGAGTCCCCAGCTGATCATCAGTCCCAGCAGCAGTCCTTCACCCAGTCCCAGGAGTCCCAGCCCTCCCAGTGACGCTCCGCTCAGCCCCTACTCATGCAGGAGTCCTGCCTCCGTTCACAGCCCCACACCCCCAGCTAAGCCAAGGCGCCCGTGCATTCCCAAAAGCAAACCCCGTGTCCAGCCGTGGGACGCTCCTGCTGCTGACGCGGAACCCCCACGCAGACGCAGCCCTTGCCAAAACTCCAGCCCCAGGCATCGCCCTCGGCCTAGCTCCAAGCCCGCACGTAGCCCCAGCCCCACACCAAGAGCCAAACACCGACCCTCTGCCGCTCCCAGCGCGGGGGCCCGTCGAGACAGTGCCTCATCACAGCGGAAGGGGCATGAGGTGGATGGGCGGGCCAAGGTGCAGCCCTCTGAGAGGCGGCTGGACAGGAGGCGGACGGAGGGAGAGGCTGGAACCCTGAGGCTCTGCTGGGCCCAGGACACTGAGGAAGAGGAAAGGACGAAGGAAGGGACGGGGCTAGAGAAGGAGCAGCGAAGACGGAAGCCTCAGGGAGGCGAGCCCCAGTCCGTGCAGCCAAGACAGAGGCCCCACACGAACAGCCAGAGGCGGCAGGAGGAGACTTTACCAGGAAGCCCTGGACAGCATAGCAGGAAAAAGAGGAGAAAGGAAGAGGAGCTGCAACCAGACTCCAGGCCCACCCGCTCACCATCCCCCTCCCCTACTCCCGTTATCCCGCCAACAgactcttcttcctcctcctcatgtTCAGCACCCTCAGATTCAGACTCAGAGCCCCTCTCCCCACCCCCAGTCACCAAGATCCCAGCAGACTCAACCTCCAATAAGCGACAGGTCCTGAGGAGGCCACAGGGCAGGACTGGGAGGGCTGTGGAGGCCCAGCCAGCGGTAGTCAAACCCAGCTGGCAGCCCACTGGGGCCCAGGCAGGTGACTCGGGCCGGAACCGCTACACCTTGGTGCCATTCGGCCTCGGCGATCCGCCAAGCGGACCACGCTCACTCCTGGTGCGGATAGACCTGACTCTCCTACTCAGAGTGCCCCAGACCTCCTGCCTCCCTCGAGGTCGctcctcatcttcctcatcgTCCTCCTCCTCACGAAAGGCCCACAACAATAGCGCCATGAGGCATCTTCATCCCCCTGAAAATGACCCACAGGACCACAAGAAGAAACGAAAA TCTGATAATCCTCACCAGGACAATAAGAAGAACCATGCGCATACTGATCCCAGGTCAGCCAAAGGAATGTCCACCAAGGAGTCCATCAACGG GCACGAAGGAGCTCTCCGCGGTGATGAGCACAAGCCGGCGTCCCCTACGGCAGACGTCTCGGACCCCCGCAAGATAGGCGAGccgggcaagcaggcaggccAGCGGAAGAGGGAGTGTGGCGCTGAGCAGCATTACCAAGAGAAGGCCGACAAGGGAGGAGACGCGAGGACGCAGAGCACacagctccag GTGCCCAGAACACACCCTCAGGTGAAGGTGGAGTCACCACGTCTTCCCAGTGGTCCCAAGCCAGTATATGAGATTTGGGGAGTCCCCCCAAACCAAGCCCTGCCACCAGATGGTGCTATAATCCACCATGACAC GCTGCACCACGCTGAGTACTACATGCACGAAGCCAAGAGGATCAAGCATCGTGCTGACGCCATG GTGGACAAGTTTGGCAAGGCAGTGAACTACGTGGATGCGGCGCTCTCCTTCATGGAGTGTGGCAAGGCCATGGAGGAGGGCCCCCTGGAGGCCAAATCTCCATACACCATGTACTCAGAAACCGTGGAGCTCATCAG ATACGCCATGAGGCTGAAGGGACATTCTGGTCCGGGGACCCGGCAGGAAGATAAGCAGCTGGCAGTGCTGTG TTTCCGCTGCCTTGCTCTTCTGTACTGGCGGATGTTCAGGTTGAAGAAGGACCACGCTCTCAAATACTCCAAAGTCCTGCTGGACTACTTTAAG AGCTCCCCCAAACCTTCCCATGGTCCAGTATCATGGAACTCCTGTGGAAA GAGTTCAGGAGCGCCACTGAACCCCCAGGTAGGCCTGGCCGCCACCTCCCCCTCGTCCTTCATCAGCATTCCCCAGCGCATCCACCAGATGGCAGCAAACCACCTCAACATCACCAACAGCGTGCTGTACAGCTACGAGTACTGGGAGCTGGCCGACAACCTGGCCAAGGAGAACAAAG AGTTTTTCAGCTACCTGAACACACTGAGGGGACCTCTCACCTTGCACAGCAGTGTCCAACACATCGTGCAGTATACACGCCAGGCGTTGCAGTGGATCCGGATCAGTGCCAACTTGACTTAA